A region from the Thermogemmatispora onikobensis genome encodes:
- the tsf gene encoding hypothetical protein (EF-Ts; functions during elongation stage of protein translation; forms a dimer; associates with EF-Tu-GDP complex and promotes exchange of GDP to GTP resulting in regeneration of the active form of EF-Tu): MNYAAADVKRLREETGATFADCKSALEEAQSWEEAIKILNAKASRKAEKMIAAGRETKQGGVFSYVHHNNSVGVLLELNCSTDFVARSESFRQLANELALQIAGTNPKYVNYEDVPAEVIDQARQQLLEDPSMARVPEHKREEVIQGKLKKLFGEQVLMMQPWIRDESQVVGDLVRKAIAETGENIVIRRFCRFALGE; the protein is encoded by the coding sequence ATGAATTATGCTGCTGCCGATGTGAAGAGGTTGCGTGAGGAGACTGGGGCGACCTTTGCCGATTGCAAGAGCGCGCTGGAGGAGGCGCAGTCGTGGGAGGAGGCCATCAAGATCCTCAATGCGAAGGCCAGCCGCAAGGCGGAGAAGATGATTGCCGCCGGTCGCGAGACCAAGCAGGGCGGCGTCTTCTCCTATGTCCACCACAACAACAGTGTGGGGGTTCTGCTGGAGCTGAACTGCAGTACGGACTTCGTTGCACGCAGCGAGAGCTTTCGCCAATTGGCCAATGAGCTGGCTCTGCAGATTGCTGGCACCAATCCAAAGTATGTGAATTACGAGGATGTGCCTGCCGAGGTGATCGACCAGGCTCGTCAGCAACTGCTTGAGGACCCCTCGATGGCTCGTGTACCGGAACACAAGCGTGAGGAGGTCATTCAGGGCAAGCTCAAGAAGCTCTTCGGCGAGCAGGTGCTGATGATGCAGCCCTGGATTCGGGATGAGAGCCAGGTGGTGGGCGACCTGGTACGCAAGGCCATTGCGGAAACCGGGGAGAACATCGTGATTCGCCGCTTCTGTCGCTTTGCCTTGGGCGAATAG
- the pyrH gene encoding UMP kinase, with product MAESQMAASLRYQRILLKLGGEALGPRHTSEAGEPRIGIDPVAVRRIAAEVKRVHDLGVEVAMVIGGGNIWRGADAAAAGMDRATADYVGMLATVMNSLAMQDAMEKLGLVTRVQTAIEMPPVAEPFIRRRAVRHLEKGRVVILAAGSGNPFFTTDTAAALRAIELNAQVLLKATKVDGVYDDDPMRNANARKFEELSYMRALNMGLKVMDSTAISLCKDNRLPIVVFNLDQPGALEAIMRGEKRGTLVHDLEESAIGERA from the coding sequence ATGGCTGAATCTCAGATGGCTGCGTCCTTGCGATATCAGCGCATCCTGCTCAAGCTAGGCGGTGAGGCGCTGGGCCCCCGCCATACCTCGGAAGCCGGTGAGCCGCGCATTGGCATCGATCCGGTGGCGGTCCGCCGAATCGCGGCTGAGGTCAAGCGCGTCCACGATCTGGGGGTCGAGGTTGCAATGGTCATCGGTGGCGGCAATATTTGGCGTGGGGCAGATGCCGCTGCCGCAGGCATGGATCGCGCGACCGCCGACTATGTCGGTATGCTGGCCACAGTGATGAATTCTCTGGCCATGCAGGATGCTATGGAGAAGCTCGGCCTGGTCACGCGCGTGCAAACTGCGATAGAGATGCCTCCGGTGGCGGAGCCGTTTATCCGCCGCCGCGCTGTGCGCCACCTCGAAAAGGGGCGCGTGGTCATTCTGGCGGCGGGAAGTGGCAATCCGTTCTTTACGACCGACACGGCGGCGGCCCTGCGTGCCATTGAGCTGAATGCCCAGGTGCTGCTGAAGGCTACGAAGGTCGATGGCGTCTACGATGATGATCCCATGCGCAATGCGAACGCTCGTAAGTTCGAGGAATTAAGCTATATGCGCGCCCTCAATATGGGCCTCAAGGTGATGGACAGCACCGCGATCTCTCTGTGCAAGGATAATCGCTTGCCGATCGTGGTCTTCAACCTCGATCAGCCTGGTGCGCTGGAGGCGATTATGCGTGGCGAGAAGCGTGGGACACTCGTTCATGACCTTGAGGAGAGCGCTATTGGTGAGCGCGCCTGA